The DNA window TGAAATCAATGACCCCCTCCTTCCCCCGAGCCACCGCAAATTTAATACTgcacacaggaggagaggatcagagagaggaaaggagtgatgGGGtgagatgggatgagagagaggagggaataaaATAGAAAGTCATTGTGAAAATAGAGTGTCATTAGCACAAACAGCGGATGACAGTTGGAATGGATTGGCAAAAATTATCTGAAAAAGGTAATGAAGCTATCCAGTGTCCAGATGATCAGAGAAGcttgaccatagagagcctattttaattcctaattctatgagcCAGACCCACCTGTCCTGGCTGATGTTGACCTTGTTCTTCTTGTCCGCCATGGTGGCCAGCTTGGTCACCACCTCGATCACATGATCACACTGGAGCACCACATCACTCTACAGGGCAGAcaaggggtcagaggttaggtacTTTATGGCACCATGGCAGTAAGTCACCATGACAACTGCTAGATAGAATAACCAGAATGAGGTCATCCTGTTACCTTCTGCTTGTTATCCTCACTGGGCACGTGCAGAACCATGAACCCATCAGTCAGAGAACTCACAGAGATGCCTGGAAAGAGAGGAATGGCACCCTGTTATACATTGCAAACACATGACCACTACCTTATAAGCAATGTTACTAAAAACTCCTGAGGCCTAACCATTTAAGTTCAACCCCCCTGCCCCCGCTCCAGGCCTGCCTTCACCCCTGGCCCACCACCCCCGGTCCCTCAATCCCCTATGACTCCCAGCAGAGACTCACTCCTCAGGGCCGCGTAGTCGATCCTCTGCTTCAGCTTGGCCTCAGCCACCAGCACAGcaaaggaggaggtgaggagcagCTGGCGCGGCCGCGCCTTGTAACCCCTCCTATCATACTTAGTCACCGCAACTCCATACTGTCACAGACAgaagaagaggggaatggagagagaaatgaaagaagtgtgacagtgagagagagggaggggttgtcaTAAAAAACTAACGTTTCTGTATCAATATAGATTCAAAGCAATATACGACTTTGTAGAGACACAGTACACAGGAAACACTCAATTAGCATGATTTAAGTGCTCAACCAACAACAAGAGAGTGACAGAGGTGAGACGGGTCATGATAGACTCCAGTCCAAACGGACACAAACACTACAGGGGGATAGTACTACAACATAATGTTATTCACCTTCACTTTGTCATTGCCCAGAGTCTGTATCACTTTGAGGTTGAACTCCTCACTGTCTGTGTACAGGAAAGAGCATCTGTCAGTGGTGTGTTTGTCAAGTCTGTGAAATGTTGAAGTCTGtgtaccacaggaggctgctgaggggaggacggctcatagtaatggctggaatggagtaaatggaatggtatcaaacaagTGTTTGATGTGctggataccattccatttattccgttGCAGCCATGACTATaaacccgtcctccccaattaaggtgcaacCAGCCGCCTGAGGTGTGTACCAagtgtgtcagtgagtgtgtgtgccctACCTAGTCTGGAGGCCACAAACAGCTTGGGGACACTCTGGGGATAGCTGTCCTTCTGGTCCTGGAAGATCTGACTGGCTACCACCTTCTGCTCCATCTATAGAGACACAGAAGAGATACATGTGGAgttggagaaagagacagaaggagaaaaggggaggaggaatggagtagggagacagagagggagagtgtgtgtgtgtaagagagaataAAATGAATAGAAAGTGGACAGAAATAACCTTTCTATGTGTTCCCGTCAGGTGagtgacagtaacagacagtagagAAGCCTACCTGTTTCTTCCACTCTGGCTGGATCCTCCTGCAGTAGGCCCGCATCATGTTCTGCATACACAGCCTGCACAGAAGCTCTGACGCCTACACAGACATAGGGACAGATACAAATAAAACATTGACACATTGAATGTACAACAGTCAGACGCATTGCACCATCACACCTTAGCTTATGCTACATttccttcagtgtgtgtgtgcgtgtgtgtgtgtgtgtactgtggggCTGCAGTACCTCAGTGAGGCTAGGTGGGGGGACGGGCCAGCTCTTGTCCAGGACACTCTTGGGCGGGTTCCTAACCAGCGTCATCAGGAAAGAGAAACGCTGATGGTCCAGGAAGTACTCATTCTCTGGACAGCGCTCATAGTGGCGGTAGATGAAGCCCTTGATGAACTTGCGTATGATTTCAGCAGCGTGTCTGCGGCGCCTTGCCTTACGGCGGGATTTCATCCCTCTCCAGGCAGACTGGATCACTAGCACTATACAGAGAGAAAACAATCAGTCATATCCCAGAAACACCCCAACAAGCTACAACTGTGCAGAGCTCAGAAGAACAAACTCAATCATATTCTCGGCCTTACTTCATTCAGCAGAAAGTGGCTGCAGAGTAATTGCTTGAGGAAGCAGTAATTGAGAAGCAGGTAAGAGTGTGAGCTGTTTGATCCCTCACCTGCGTTTCTGATGCGGTGGTACTTGGCCCTCTCTCTGTAGCCCCTCCATGAGGTCTGTAGTGTGAGAGCTAGAACAGAGCACAGGAACAGAGGAGACAAGATGGTGGACCACAGAACAGACTATATCAATTACATCCTTATTACATTTGCTTAGTGTATTATACATCCTCATACTTCTGCCAAGGGCAGTTCACTGTTTTCTACTGCTGCTCTGCTTTTAATCATGTTATTTTCTTCAATACATTAATTCCCCCCAAACTAAACAGCCTTGTCATCGTCCTCCCTGCTGTATAGTCTTACCGAGGGCGGGCCTCCTGGCCTCCAAGGCATCTTCAGTGGTGAACAGAGTCTTTGGGAAACGGATGAAGATCTTGGTCCTGCAAAGATATAGGGAATTACACATCAACAACATACCATCTCACGTTTCTCCTCATAACATGACTAAGGCAAATGGAAGTCCCCTTACtttctgttctccctccctccccctctccccctccctccctatcagTACATACTTTCCCAGTTTGTATTCCTCTGGTTTATAGCCCAGGTGTTGGACCAGAGTGGCAACTCCATCAGCCAGTCTGCCCTGCCAGTTAGGCCACGTCCCGGGACACAGAGACTTGTACCTGTGGTTACAGAAATGTATGTGGTTAATATAGAAACTGTGGTTATAGAAACGTGTAAATAGTCACAtaatacagtgtattcggaaagtattcagaccccttccctttttccacattttgttacgttacagccttattctaaaatggattttaaaaactattttcctcatcaagctacacacaataccccataatgacaaagcgaaaacagtttttttgacatttttacaaatttatAAAAccataaaaacattttaaaaaacgtatttacataagtattcaggccctttgccatgagactcgaaattgagctcaggcgcatcctgtttccattgatcatccttgagatgtttctacaacttgattggagtaaattcaatttattgggcatgatttggaaaggcacacatctgtccatataaggtcccacagttgacagtgcatgtcagagaaaaaaccaagtcatgaggtcgataTTAATtcccgtagagctctgagacaggattgtgtcgaggcacagatctggggaagggtaccaaacatttccgcagcattgaaggtccccaagaacacagtggcctacatcaatcttaaatggaagaagttcggaaccacaagactcttccgagagctggccgctcgggcctaactgagcaatcgggggagaagggccttggtcagggaggtggccaaccaagattctctggtctgatgaaaccaagatttaactctttggccagaatgccaagcatcacatctagaggaaacctggcaccatcattaTGGTGAAGCaacgtggtggcagcatcatcatgctgttgggatgtttttcagcagcaaggactgggagactagtcaagatcaagggaaagatgaacaaaacaaagtacagagagatccttgatgaaaacctgctccagagtgctcaggacctcagactggggccgttccaacaggacaacgaccctaagcacacagctaagacaatgcatgagtggcttcggaacaagtctctgaatgtccttgagtggcccaggcagagccgggacttgaacccaattgaacatctctggagagacctgaaaatagctgtgcagcgacgctccccatccaacctgacagagcatgagaggaaCTCCTCAAAtatcaagcttgtagcatcatacccaagaagactcaaggctgtaatcgctgccaaaggtgcttcaacaaagtactgagtaaagggtctgaatacttatgtaaatgtgatatttcagttattttttatatataaatttgctaaaatgtctaataTAATGTTTTTGCTTAATCATTATGGGAtactgtgtgtaaattgatgaggattttttatatatttttttaacccattttagaataaggctgaaacgtaacaaaatgtggaaaaaggggtctaaatacattcagaatgcactgtatacagacaAACATACCTCTGTAGGAAGGCTTCGTAGCGCCGGCGGTAGGCAAAGCCAGCTCTCCTGACTCTCAGGTTCTCCATCAGACCCAGATATTTGACCTGGTGTCTGACCAGAGCCTCATCAAACCTCCCTGTTGAGAAAGAATATTACATtgtctgattgattgattgactgatttactgattgactgattgactgattttACTGTGTACGATTACCTGACTGCTTGGCATCGTTGGGTTTGATACAGCGCACATAGGATGGCTCCTTAGACATCAGGATCTCTATCAATTTGGCCAGGCTGTTCTTAAACTGAGTGGCAGCCTGCAGAGGGCAGCAGTGAGGTGCGATATCAaactgtgtgtatttgtgtgcgtgTTAGCTGACTAAACTCAATTTTCAGCACCCAAAGAAAAGCCTGCATTTACACATGAAATTGTCCCGTGTAAATGTGTGCTATTCTTTTGTTGTGTAAAATAATTATTTGGGTGCTGAAATCCAGTCCGCCTGCACTAGTCGCTGCTCAACTCCAATGTAAATCATGGAGTTGAGTTTAGTCGGCTGTGAGtgtatatctgtctgtgtatgtctgtgtgcgcGTATCTCACCGTCTCTGGGCGTTTTTGGGTCGTCACCTCCTCTCTGTGGAAGCACTGACTCAGGATTTGGTTATCTGACTGGCATATGACCTGAACAGAGAAAGCACAACACGGAACCATATAAACACACCACACCTATGGACACTATACTGCATATACCTACTGTAGTGTACACACATAAACAGTGTGAGGGAATTCTGAGAGAGTTCATGAGTGTGGTCTGTGTTCTCATTTCTCTATTGTTACTCCAGCCTCACCTCTTTCAGGTTTCTGTAGAGCAGGTCGGTGTTTTTGTCCAGAAACCCTGTGATGCAGAGGAACAtaaaacaacagagagagagagtgtggttgAAATCAGTCAATTATTTATTGCAGTTATACTCCAAATATTTCTGTGACCAACTTTTTATTTAGTTTGTCATTTTTTCAGAAGGGGGGTTTACAGGTACAGGTATAGCATTCAAAGTCATATTCATTCAGATATATTCATATATTCAGTTATCATGACattcaaaagaagaaaaaaacacagaAATGAATATAAAGATAAAGAACAGTATCAACAGTTTGGTAAAATTTTGTCTGCAAGGAAAATAAACAAAGAAGTCTCCCCCTTCCAACCCATTCCccccctcagtccccatccaCCAACCACATATTGCCTCCTCACCCGGAAACCACGTCTCCCACTCCAGTTAATAGAAATAGCAGAGGTTAGATGGGGTCACCTTCCTTGCTACTTCTACATATtctgaacagagcagagcaggtatAGCCTGTTATCGCTGTGGCTGAGGAATTGGCATATAGTATTTTAATCGAATGAAATTGGAGCCAAGTCCCATATGCTCCAAAACCGAACAAAGTTATGACCATTCTAGTCTATAAAACGTTTTTTTTGCGTTGAGAGATAGAACTGCATTTGGTTTCTGAAGAAGCATGTAGGTTATCTTGTTTTTTAACAAACTGGCTTTTGTCTGGATGTACCAATTTGGGTAAGTAAGTTTTGAAACAGGACAACAGAATTTTTGGAAAATAGTTTATCAAAGCTAGAGGGCGATATTGAGCACACTGAATGGAGTCCGTACCTTTTTTTATAAAAGGAAAATTAGTGCTGTTTTCACATCCCTTCCAAATGAACCTCTGTGAATGTTCAGGGCATGCGCAATGTTTATCAGCGGCATGGGACCCAGCTTCTCCTACCCAAACACTTCATAGAAAGACTGCTCATGAAGAACGTTGCCCGCTTCCACACCAGTTACAAGTCCAGTGACCCGTACATTTTTGAGGGATTCCGTTTTCTCTTTTAAGAGTTTGATTATCCATTCCAACTTAGCTCGCTCTTTTTGCAGGTCATGAGTCGTACCTCTGTCGCATTGGCTGTCTTCTCCAGACTTTTCACTTTAGTTGAAAAGGTCTCCACTTCAGCAGTGAGCACTGCCAACGATTAATTTACTGGTTTTAATTGTAAGTCGAGGGCAGAGGTAATTTCCACACAAACAATCTCTCGTATAGTAGCGGCCAGCTCTTTCTGTAGTCTGGTGTTGAAAACCGCCATGTTCCCACAGTTGAGTTGTGGATGGACATATTCTAGTTGCTGAAGTGAAATAGACCTGTTAGTTATTTCTGGTCACACAATGAATGTCCCACACCTTTATATGATGTTTAGTATTGACAAGTTTTAGGAAATAAGTCAGTAAATTTATAGTCATTTGCAAAAGAAAGCCACGATAAGGCGATGCGTTTCAATGCATGCCACCGGAACTGGTTCCTCTGACACGGAACCAGCAGTTCTACTATTGACTGATTGATTAGCTAGCTCACCATTGACAGTGTAGTTGACCTCTCCAGCATAATGAATCAGTCTGAACTCCTCCCTGCCCACCGCCTTGCGTGTCTTCCCATTCGCCAATTTGTGACTGACAGACATAGAGACAATTCATATCTTAGATACAGAGccacaaatatacacacaaatacattttGGGGTGATGGTGCAAATACATAAACAAAAtatgacatgtgtgtgtgtgtgtgtgtgtgtaagagaaagATTGGACTCACGTGACAAAATGGGCATGGCCTCCCAAAGTGTCCTCAAGCTTCTCCAGGAAGGAGATATCACTGGGCTCCCCTGGCCTCAAACACTCCTCATCCTACGACACATTTCACATATATATGTTAACATtcaaatagagagagggagaggacagagggagagagataccagagagaggagaaagactaAAGAGAGTCAGATAAACTACTAAACTGAAGGGAACGCCAGTCATTCTCACCAGGATGGAGATAAAGCCTTTGTGTTTCTCCTCCACCAGGTCACAGATGATCTTGTTGTCAAAGTACTTCACCGGCTCCCACTGAAATACACAGTTGCATTTAATGAACTACAACCTCATCACTAGTATACCCCTattcttgttttgtatttttctCTGAGTACACAGACTCACAGTGATGCCCTCTGCTTCGTATTCCTCCTGCTCAGACTTGAGGGTGAGCTTGATGAACAGCTGCTGCAGCTTCTCATTGCAGTAGTTGATGCAGAACTGCTCAAAACTACAGGGAGATGGTTAGGTTTAGAAAGATGGCACAAAACAACTGTGCTACAATATGTTAATTAGGCAGCCTAATTCGGATCTttgtttcactaattggtcttttgaccaatcagatctgatgtgaaaagatctgatgtgattggtcaaaagaccaatattAGAGGAAATAATATCAGAATTGGGTTGACTGTACAAACAaatggctcacacacacacacacacacacacacacacacacacacacacacacacacacacacacacacacacacacacacacacacacacacaccacacacaccacacacaccacacacacagtaagttAACAGCTAGAATGTTTTCAGGTACCTATTGTGTTGGAAGACCTCAAAGCCGTAGATATCCAGCAGTCCTATGACTGATGATGAGCCCTTACTGCTGTTGTACACTTCATCCTGTAAATAGAACACAATCCACTCAGTTTTGGAGTTAGCAAGCAGCATTACGGTAGCTGGCAAAGAGAGAGCAATAATTAAGAGGAAATAATTGGTGAAttgttttgctagctagctatcatgATTGATGTGTTTGAGAGACCTTGAAAGCCAGAGACTGGTTGATCTTCGCCACCAGCCAGGTGAAGGCACGGCCGTAAACCGCTTTGGCCAAGGCATCACGGGCTGCCACAGCCTGCTCAAAACTCAACGGGCCTATCATctggaacatacacacacagaagtaCGCAGTACATACACATACGTACACATTGAAATAAAATACTTTGTGTTATTTCTGGGCTCAGCTGTACTTTATCAGTACCCTCTCTTTTAAACAAATTAATCACAATATTTATGCCATACACGTCGATGGCATACTGTATTACTTCTTGGTAAGTGGGATATTAAATTAGATTATATTAAATTATATTAGCAGGCTTCAGGCATAGTTTTGTATGAAGTGAAACATCCCACCATACACACTCACCTCTTCCCCTTTGGCAGTGAGTTTCTTATGAGTGAGAGCCTCTCTCAGTGCTGGTCCATCCACACCCAACAGCTGCAGAACAAGCAGTACAACATCAACATCTGCCTTGAAAATGGAGAATTAGGGAATGTGTCAGTCTGTGGGAGGAGGTAGAGTTCATGTTAGAAGTTCTAACCTTGGACAGATATGTGAGCTGTGGCTCAGTGGTGATCTGGGTTTCTCCATCCTCCCCTTCTCCAAACTGAGTGTTCCCAAGATGAAGGACACTTGCGATTATATTCAACAGATCCtagcagggagagagaagagacacatTTAAACCATGACATTTTCACTGTTTTCAGAGTGAATCTTTGGGTGGGTATTTGcagtgacatacagtatgtacaccagtggaggctggtgggaggagctataggagaacgggctcattgtaatagctGGGTGTGAACAattggaacagagtcaaacatgaggtttccatatgtttgatatcgttccattcattccattatAATGAGCACGTTCTTCCATAGCttcccccaccagcctcctctgatgtaCACTAAAGTGTTTCtgacctccacctcctcttcatgGAAGCCGATGATGGTCAGGGCTTTCCTCACTGTTTTCCAGTCACTCTTGTCATTGATGGAGCTCACCCTGGGACAGCAACCCTAAGAAGTACAGGACATCCCTGTTCaaattactacacacacacacacacacacacacacacacacacacacacacacacacacacacacacacacacacacacacacacacacacacacacacacacacacacacacacacacacacacacacacacaccttgaccaGGTAGTGGTATTTCTGAGCGTTTCTCTCCAGGCCCAGCTTGCTGAGCTGGTCTTGTTCTCCTCCCTCCAGCAGCTGGTAGAAGATATGGAAGTTCCTCTCTCCGTGGTTCTGGTGCACCACACGAGACTTCTCCAGTAGGTAATTGAGGATGTGGCCTCCTATGGGTGCCCCCTAGGGGAGGTTAGGCACAGGGACAGTCAAGGAGTGTGGTCCTACTAGAGCTTCTTTAGCTGCATCATGTTTTAGATTCATAGTAAGGCATGCTGTATGGTAAGCCATGAATGTCACATGTATTAGTCACGCACAATCAGTTGATTGattattacaggggctgagtcactggcttactggggctctttcatactgtccctgggaggggtgcgtcacctgagtgggttgagtcactgatgtgatcttcctgtctgggctatactcggccttgtctcaggatggtaagttggtgattgaagatatccctctagtggtgtgggggctgtgctttggcaaagtgggtggggttatatccttcctgtttggccctgtctgggggtgtcctcggatggggccacagtgtctcctgacccctcctgtctcagcctccagtatttatgctgcagtagtttatgtgtcggggggctagggtcagtttgttatatctggagtacttcccctgtcctattcggtgtcctgtgtgaatttaagtgtgctctctctaattctctctttctctctttctttctctctctcggaggacctgagccctaggaccatgcctcaggactacctgacatgatgactccttgctgtccccagtccacctggccgtgttgctgctccagtttcaactgttctgccttattattattggaccatgctggtcatttatgaacatttgaacatcttggccatgctctgttataatctccacccggcacagccagaagaagactggccaccccacatagcctggttcctctctaggtttcttcctaggttttggcctttctagggagtttttcctagccaccgtgcttctacacctgcattgcttgctgtttggggttttaggctgggtttctgtacagcactttgagatatcagctgatgtacgaagggctatataaatacatttgatttgatttgatttgatggaatGGGGTGCTGTAGAGATAGTATAGCATGAGTGTCAGCGATGGTAGACCTATATGTGGGAAATCCCTCAATCCAAGACGTAAAGGAAGGGAAAACAGGCTTACCCTGAAGTCAAACTGGACATCCATGTATTTTCCAAAGCGGCTGGAATTGTCGTTTCGCAATGTTTTGGCATTACCAAAGGCCTGCAGAGAGAgccaggaaaagagagagagagagaggaagtgagtgtGGGAAACAACAGAGATAAGATCAAacacagctgagagagaggaagcattaacagtacagtaatagcATGTTCACAGCAGCACCCATCTATTGTTATGGCTTCGTCAGAGGTTGGTTCAAAATATGCAATGGATCAACATGCTTTCCCTCATCTACTAATAGAGTTACTTCTTTGAAGGAACATAATTTTGTAGTGGGCCATTCATTTATCTCATTAATGTTACACCAGTCTCAGTACCCCTGCTATAAATGTCCTTCCTCCTCCAGAGCCTATAGAGGTGCTCCTAGGAAGAGATCCTTGGGAGTGGGCGGGGTGTGTACCTcaagaacagggttggactgcAGCAGCCGGTCCCGGATCGTGCTCATGTGGTCAGTGACAGGGCAGGTAGTGGCATAGTACTGGAGGATCTTCTTAGAGGCCTCGGTCTTCCCTGCTCCGCTCTCCCCAGAGATCAGGATACACTGGTCCCTCCTCTCAGTCCGCATGGCTCGGTACGTGTTGTCTGACACCGCATAGCTACAggatagagaaacagaggggtG is part of the Oncorhynchus clarkii lewisi isolate Uvic-CL-2024 chromosome 10, UVic_Ocla_1.0, whole genome shotgun sequence genome and encodes:
- the LOC139418368 gene encoding unconventional myosin-Ic-like isoform X3, with the translated sequence MESTLTARDRVGVQDFVLLENYTSEAAFIENLRRRFGEKLIYTYIGSVLVSVNPYKDLEIYSKAHMERYRGVSFYEISPHIYAVSDNTYRAMRTERRDQCILISGESGAGKTEASKKILQYYATTCPVTDHMSTIRDRLLQSNPVLEAFGNAKTLRNDNSSRFGKYMDVQFDFRGAPIGGHILNYLLEKSRVVHQNHGERNFHIFYQLLEGGEQDQLSKLGLERNAQKYHYLVKGCCPRVSSINDKSDWKTVRKALTIIGFHEEEVEDLLNIIASVLHLGNTQFGEGEDGETQITTEPQLTYLSKLLGVDGPALREALTHKKLTAKGEEMIGPLSFEQAVAARDALAKAVYGRAFTWLVAKINQSLAFKDEVYNSSKGSSSVIGLLDIYGFEVFQHNSFEQFCINYCNEKLQQLFIKLTLKSEQEEYEAEGITWEPVKYFDNKIICDLVEEKHKGFISILDEECLRPGEPSDISFLEKLEDTLGGHAHFVTHKLANGKTRKAVGREEFRLIHYAGEVNYTVNGFLDKNTDLLYRNLKEVICQSDNQILSQCFHREEVTTQKRPETAATQFKNSLAKLIEILMSKEPSYVRCIKPNDAKQSGRFDEALVRHQVKYLGLMENLRVRRAGFAYRRRYEAFLQRYKSLCPGTWPNWQGRLADGVATLVQHLGYKPEEYKLGKTKIFIRFPKTLFTTEDALEARRPALALTLQTSWRGYRERAKYHRIRNAVLVIQSAWRGMKSRRKARRRRHAAEIIRKFIKGFIYRHYERCPENEYFLDHQRFSFLMTLVRNPPKSVLDKSWPVPPPSLTEASELLCRLCMQNMMRAYCRRIQPEWKKQMEQKVVASQIFQDQKDSYPQSVPKLFVASRLDSEEFNLKVIQTLGNDKVKYGVAVTKYDRRGYKARPRQLLLTSSFAVLVAEAKLKQRIDYAALRSISVSSLTDGFMVLHVPSEDNKQKSDVVLQCDHVIEVVTKLATMADKKNKVNISQDSIKFAVARGKEGVIDFTSGPELKVAKGKKGHLLVTAPQLNPR
- the LOC139418368 gene encoding unconventional myosin-Ic-like isoform X2 codes for the protein MRYRGREVGGEGRVHRVMESTLTARDRVGVQDFVLLENYTSEAAFIENLRRRFGEKLIYTYIGSVLVSVNPYKDLEIYSKAHMERYRGVSFYEISPHIYAVSDNTYRAMRTERRDQCILISGESGAGKTEASKKILQYYATTCPVTDHMSTIRDRLLQSNPVLEAFGNAKTLRNDNSSRFGKYMDVQFDFRGAPIGGHILNYLLEKSRVVHQNHGERNFHIFYQLLEGGEQDQLSKLGLERNAQKYHYLVKGCCPRVSSINDKSDWKTVRKALTIIGFHEEEVEDLLNIIASVLHLGNTQFGEGEDGETQITTEPQLTYLSKLLGVDGPALREALTHKKLTAKGEEMIGPLSFEQAVAARDALAKAVYGRAFTWLVAKINQSLAFKDEVYNSSKGSSSVIGLLDIYGFEVFQHNSFEQFCINYCNEKLQQLFIKLTLKSEQEEYEAEGITWEPVKYFDNKIICDLVEEKHKGFISILDEECLRPGEPSDISFLEKLEDTLGGHAHFVTHKLANGKTRKAVGREEFRLIHYAGEVNYTVNGFLDKNTDLLYRNLKEVICQSDNQILSQCFHREEVTTQKRPETAATQFKNSLAKLIEILMSKEPSYVRCIKPNDAKQSGRFDEALVRHQVKYLGLMENLRVRRAGFAYRRRYEAFLQRYKSLCPGTWPNWQGRLADGVATLVQHLGYKPEEYKLGKTKIFIRFPKTLFTTEDALEARRPALALTLQTSWRGYRERAKYHRIRNAVLVIQSAWRGMKSRRKARRRRHAAEIIRKFIKGFIYRHYERCPENEYFLDHQRFSFLMTLVRNPPKSVLDKSWPVPPPSLTEASELLCRLCMQNMMRAYCRRIQPEWKKQMEQKVVASQIFQDQKDSYPQSVPKLFVASRLDSEEFNLKVIQTLGNDKVKYGVAVTKYDRRGYKARPRQLLLTSSFAVLVAEAKLKQRIDYAALRSISVSSLTDGFMVLHVPSEDNKQKSDVVLQCDHVIEVVTKLATMADKKNKVNISQDSIKFAVARGKEGVIDFTSGPELKVAKGKKGHLLVTAPQLNPR
- the LOC139418368 gene encoding unconventional myosin-Ic-like isoform X1; translation: MSLPPHWKEVGGEGRVHRVMESTLTARDRVGVQDFVLLENYTSEAAFIENLRRRFGEKLIYTYIGSVLVSVNPYKDLEIYSKAHMERYRGVSFYEISPHIYAVSDNTYRAMRTERRDQCILISGESGAGKTEASKKILQYYATTCPVTDHMSTIRDRLLQSNPVLEAFGNAKTLRNDNSSRFGKYMDVQFDFRGAPIGGHILNYLLEKSRVVHQNHGERNFHIFYQLLEGGEQDQLSKLGLERNAQKYHYLVKGCCPRVSSINDKSDWKTVRKALTIIGFHEEEVEDLLNIIASVLHLGNTQFGEGEDGETQITTEPQLTYLSKLLGVDGPALREALTHKKLTAKGEEMIGPLSFEQAVAARDALAKAVYGRAFTWLVAKINQSLAFKDEVYNSSKGSSSVIGLLDIYGFEVFQHNSFEQFCINYCNEKLQQLFIKLTLKSEQEEYEAEGITWEPVKYFDNKIICDLVEEKHKGFISILDEECLRPGEPSDISFLEKLEDTLGGHAHFVTHKLANGKTRKAVGREEFRLIHYAGEVNYTVNGFLDKNTDLLYRNLKEVICQSDNQILSQCFHREEVTTQKRPETAATQFKNSLAKLIEILMSKEPSYVRCIKPNDAKQSGRFDEALVRHQVKYLGLMENLRVRRAGFAYRRRYEAFLQRYKSLCPGTWPNWQGRLADGVATLVQHLGYKPEEYKLGKTKIFIRFPKTLFTTEDALEARRPALALTLQTSWRGYRERAKYHRIRNAVLVIQSAWRGMKSRRKARRRRHAAEIIRKFIKGFIYRHYERCPENEYFLDHQRFSFLMTLVRNPPKSVLDKSWPVPPPSLTEASELLCRLCMQNMMRAYCRRIQPEWKKQMEQKVVASQIFQDQKDSYPQSVPKLFVASRLDSEEFNLKVIQTLGNDKVKYGVAVTKYDRRGYKARPRQLLLTSSFAVLVAEAKLKQRIDYAALRSISVSSLTDGFMVLHVPSEDNKQKSDVVLQCDHVIEVVTKLATMADKKNKVNISQDSIKFAVARGKEGVIDFTSGPELKVAKGKKGHLLVTAPQLNPR